In one window of Capsicum annuum cultivar UCD-10X-F1 unplaced genomic scaffold, UCD10Xv1.1 ctg2389, whole genome shotgun sequence DNA:
- the LOC107848333 gene encoding uncharacterized protein LOC107848333 isoform X1 encodes MGLVDSGRFPLNFDLATRLGNWQWRMWKHHMKLFKSGVAELKVVHRQDLNKKILISLIVASTLLAGILLFSPCFWIYRLKTLKKSAEQGHQKACNFVIKKSLFCEGWTTSFNSTCKKQSAVPQGHSEQVLVLLLLISARDPGTVPRNPRPPELENFEGSIQAGPDQTPSME; translated from the exons ATGGGGCTAGTGGATAGTGGTCGTTTTCCATTAAATTTTGACTTAGCAACTCGACTTGGAAATTGGCAGTGGAGAATGTGGAAGCACCACATGAAATTATTCAAATCAGGAGTTGCAGAGTTAAAAGTGGTTCACCGTCAGGATCTAAATAAGAAAATCTTGATTTCACTTATTGTTGCTTCAACCCTTCTTGCTGGAATTCTATTATTTTCACCTTGCTTTTGGATATACAGACTAAAAACGCTGAAGAAATCTGCTGAACAAGGCCATCAGAAAGCTTGTAACTTTGTTATCAAGAAGTCACTATTTTGTGAAGGATG GACCACTAGTTTCAATTCCACCTGTAAGAAACAGAGTGCTGTACCTCAAGGTCATAGTGAGCAG GTCTTAGTCCTGCTTCTATTGATATCTGCTAGAGATCCTGGTACTGTTCCTCGCAATCCTCGTCCTCCAGAGCTAGAGAACTTTGAAGGAAGTATTCAAGCTGGACCTGATCAAACTCCATCAATGGAATAA